The Thomasclavelia ramosa DSM 1402 genome includes a region encoding these proteins:
- a CDS encoding 16S rRNA pseudouridine(516) synthase → MKNKLGNHKICKTLIRHGEIRVNDQVITDVRYPVKADDIIMYHHIQLNAQPFVYYMMNKPADYLCANHDKYHQCVIDLIGREDCYCLGRLDIDTTGLLIITNDTSLSKKLLLPQNHVNKKYYVTTKFPLKDELIKKFFDGVVIDHKVQCLPSLLEILDEYHCLVTINEGRYHQIKKMFKSCQNEVCTLKRIAFAGIELDQKLALGEYRDLTSTELITLFKHC, encoded by the coding sequence ATGAAGAATAAACTAGGGAATCACAAGATATGTAAAACCTTGATTAGGCATGGGGAAATTAGGGTGAACGATCAAGTAATTACAGATGTTCGTTATCCAGTAAAGGCGGATGATATTATTATGTATCATCATATTCAATTAAATGCCCAGCCATTTGTTTATTATATGATGAATAAACCGGCTGACTATCTTTGTGCAAATCATGATAAATATCATCAGTGTGTAATTGATCTGATTGGGCGAGAAGATTGCTATTGTTTAGGGCGTTTAGATATTGATACAACAGGGCTATTGATAATTACTAATGACACTTCACTATCAAAAAAATTATTATTACCACAAAATCATGTTAATAAAAAATATTATGTGACTACTAAATTTCCGCTTAAAGATGAATTGATTAAAAAATTCTTTGATGGTGTAGTGATTGATCACAAGGTTCAATGTTTACCTAGTTTATTGGAAATACTTGATGAATACCATTGTTTAGTAACTATCAATGAGGGGAGGTATCATCAAATTAAAAAAATGTTTAAATCATGTCAAAATGAAGTGTGTACACTTAAACGAATTGCTTTTGCAGGTATAGAACTTGATCAAAAATTAGCTTTAGGGGAATATCGAGACTTGACCTCAACAGAATTGATAACTTTGTTTAAGCATTGTTAG
- a CDS encoding MATE family efflux transporter, translated as MLFDNKALKKLIIPLVVEQLLVITVGFADTVMVASVGEAAVSAVSLVDAINILLINIFAALGTGGAVVAAQFIGQGSKDKAKYSAKQLILITALLSVIIMVIVIAFNVPLLHMVFGNVEVDVMKNAEIYFLFSAMSYPFIALYNSGAALFRAIGNSKISMINSAVMNVINIILNAIFIFVFRWGVFGAVLATLIARAVACIVILKMLSHRDNDVCVNDYLHWKFDFMYIKKILAIGIPSGLENGMFQLGKILVQSLIATFGTYSIAANAVSNNLAQMQIIPGMAMSLAMVTVVGQCVGANDYKQAKYYVKKLLKITYLSMAGLIVVLIIATPSILTFYSLSKETTDLAYQCIFLHAIIAALIWPTSFTFPNALRAANDAKFTMIVSAASMLIFRLCFSYVLGQYMNLGLIGVWIAMFIDWGVRCIFFIWRYFSGKWMNRQLV; from the coding sequence ATGTTATTTGATAACAAAGCATTAAAAAAATTAATTATTCCCTTGGTTGTGGAACAATTATTAGTAATTACTGTAGGTTTTGCAGATACTGTTATGGTTGCTAGCGTCGGCGAAGCAGCAGTATCAGCAGTTTCGCTGGTTGATGCAATTAATATTTTATTAATCAATATTTTTGCTGCATTAGGAACAGGGGGAGCAGTAGTTGCAGCCCAGTTTATTGGACAGGGTTCTAAAGATAAGGCAAAGTATTCAGCAAAACAGTTGATTTTGATTACAGCATTATTGTCAGTAATTATCATGGTGATAGTTATTGCATTTAATGTGCCATTATTACACATGGTTTTTGGAAATGTTGAAGTAGATGTAATGAAAAATGCAGAAATCTATTTTTTATTTTCAGCAATGTCGTATCCTTTTATTGCATTATATAACTCTGGAGCAGCATTATTTAGGGCAATTGGTAACTCTAAAATATCGATGATTAATAGTGCAGTCATGAATGTTATTAATATTATTTTAAATGCAATTTTTATTTTCGTTTTTAGATGGGGGGTATTTGGTGCCGTATTAGCAACGCTGATTGCCAGAGCAGTAGCTTGTATCGTAATTTTAAAGATGTTAAGTCATCGGGATAATGATGTATGTGTAAATGATTATCTTCATTGGAAATTTGACTTTATGTATATAAAAAAGATTTTAGCAATTGGGATACCTTCGGGATTAGAAAATGGGATGTTTCAGCTAGGGAAAATCTTAGTACAAAGTTTAATTGCAACTTTTGGGACATATTCAATTGCAGCTAATGCTGTTTCGAATAACTTGGCTCAAATGCAGATTATTCCTGGGATGGCAATGTCTTTGGCGATGGTGACGGTTGTAGGTCAATGTGTAGGTGCAAATGATTATAAACAAGCAAAATATTATGTTAAAAAGTTATTAAAAATTACTTATCTTTCAATGGCTGGATTAATTGTAGTTTTAATTATTGCAACACCTTCAATTTTAACATTCTATTCATTATCAAAAGAAACGACGGACCTTGCATACCAATGTATCTTTTTACATGCAATTATTGCAGCATTAATCTGGCCTACGTCATTCACATTTCCAAATGCTTTAAGAGCAGCAAATGATGCTAAGTTTACGATGATAGTTTCAGCTGCATCAATGCTAATATTTAGATTATGCTTTAGTTATGTTTTGGGACAATATATGAATCTTGGATTAATTGGTGTTTGGATTGCAATGTTTATTGATTGGGGAGTTCGTTGTATTTTCTTTATCTGGCGCTATTTTAGTGGAAAATGGATGAATCGGCAATTAGTTTAA
- a CDS encoding Gx transporter family protein, with protein MTKRITYLSLLIAIAIILGYLETFIPINFGIPGAKLGLANLIGLIALYRFGFRDALIITLLRVFIIASVFTNYYMFLYSLSGALLSLVIMVLLKKTKLFSTLIISISGAIFHNLGQILVALIFYGFNIIYYLPYLIILSLITGSVIGILGQIILAKLPKQLS; from the coding sequence ATGACTAAAAGAATTACCTATTTATCTTTACTAATCGCAATCGCAATTATTCTCGGTTATCTTGAAACCTTTATTCCTATTAACTTTGGAATTCCTGGTGCAAAACTCGGCCTTGCTAACCTCATCGGATTAATTGCACTATATCGCTTTGGATTTAGAGACGCTTTAATCATCACTCTCCTGCGAGTTTTTATTATTGCCAGTGTTTTTACTAACTACTATATGTTTTTATATAGTTTAAGCGGTGCTTTATTAAGTTTAGTCATTATGGTTCTTTTAAAAAAAACCAAACTCTTTTCAACTTTGATCATTAGTATTTCCGGCGCAATCTTTCATAATCTAGGACAAATCCTAGTAGCCTTAATTTTCTATGGTTTTAATATTATTTATTATCTACCTTATTTAATAATCTTATCACTTATTACAGGTAGTGTCATTGGTATCTTAGGCCAAATTATTTTAGCCAAACTACCTAAACAACTATCATAA
- a CDS encoding NusG domain II-containing protein yields the protein MFKKKDFIIIFIIFVVIIGALLFNHFYFSQKAAYVKITVNNQVYRTVPLEIDQTIKISDKNMIVINHGSVHMKDATCPDKLCIKQGTISKNGEQIICLPNQVVIAIVSNQYNDVDSSSK from the coding sequence ATGTTTAAGAAGAAAGACTTCATTATTATTTTCATAATTTTTGTCGTTATTATCGGGGCACTGCTTTTTAATCATTTTTATTTCAGTCAAAAAGCTGCTTACGTGAAAATCACCGTTAATAATCAAGTATATCGTACTGTTCCTCTAGAGATTGATCAGACAATTAAGATTAGTGATAAAAATATGATCGTGATCAATCACGGAAGTGTACATATGAAAGATGCTACTTGCCCTGATAAATTATGTATCAAACAAGGAACGATATCTAAAAATGGTGAACAAATTATTTGTTTGCCTAATCAAGTTGTTATTGCAATTGTTTCTAATCAATATAACGATGTTGATTCATCATCCAAATAG